Proteins encoded together in one Flavobacteriales bacterium window:
- the xseA gene encoding exodeoxyribonuclease VII large subunit, translated as MPAPTDPRTVYGLAQLARAVQRQIEAAAGGRTFWVRAELAGLKVNRHAYLELVEHRGGARVAVMRGVIWQDTLARIRTGLGAEADAILKEGVEILFEARTTYHLVFGLSLVIEAVDPAFNLGALERRKQATLATLEHEGLLDLNRTLPVPRVMQRIALVTSVGSAAHADFTRHLADNEHGFRFHVQVFHTAVQGDNAAYELGRAVARIDPARFDAVVLVRGGGSKLDLEAYNDLALARAVARLPLPVLTGIGHDVDITVIDRLANRPFKTPTDVADHLVDHAHGFAQALLDRMTALRHQVFAAFADHRTALHARQGRLAHAAAARVGTERRRVDGAVRELVSAPVRRLRQVERVRLAEAGALVARSAQQGLHLMASHLRGLEDAIGLLRPEKLLLRGFSITRLHGAAVNDAAALRPGDEVVTTFAHGTTRSTITAVEHDG; from the coding sequence ATGCCCGCCCCCACCGATCCCCGCACCGTGTACGGGCTGGCCCAGCTGGCGCGCGCGGTGCAGCGGCAGATCGAAGCGGCCGCCGGGGGCCGCACCTTCTGGGTGCGCGCCGAGCTGGCCGGCCTGAAGGTGAACCGCCACGCCTACCTGGAGCTGGTGGAGCACCGCGGCGGGGCGCGCGTGGCCGTGATGCGCGGCGTGATCTGGCAGGACACCCTGGCCCGCATCCGCACCGGCCTGGGCGCCGAGGCCGATGCCATCCTGAAGGAGGGCGTGGAGATCCTGTTCGAGGCCCGCACCACCTACCACCTGGTCTTCGGTCTCAGCCTGGTGATCGAAGCGGTGGATCCGGCCTTCAACCTGGGCGCCCTGGAGCGCCGCAAGCAGGCCACCCTGGCCACCTTGGAGCACGAGGGCCTGCTGGACCTCAACCGCACCCTGCCCGTGCCGCGCGTGATGCAGCGCATCGCGCTGGTGACCTCGGTGGGCTCGGCCGCCCACGCCGACTTCACCCGCCACCTGGCCGACAACGAGCACGGCTTCCGCTTCCATGTGCAGGTGTTCCACACCGCCGTGCAGGGCGACAACGCCGCCTACGAGCTGGGCCGTGCCGTGGCCCGCATCGACCCCGCGCGCTTCGATGCGGTGGTGCTGGTGCGCGGCGGCGGCAGCAAGCTCGATCTGGAGGCGTACAACGACCTGGCGCTCGCGCGGGCGGTGGCGCGCCTGCCCCTGCCGGTGCTCACCGGCATCGGCCACGACGTGGACATCACCGTCATCGACCGCCTGGCCAATCGCCCCTTCAAGACCCCCACCGACGTGGCCGACCACCTGGTGGACCACGCGCACGGCTTCGCGCAGGCGCTGCTGGACCGCATGACGGCCCTGCGGCATCAGGTGTTCGCGGCCTTCGCCGACCACCGCACGGCCTTGCACGCGCGGCAGGGCCGGCTGGCGCACGCGGCGGCGGCGCGCGTGGGCACCGAACGGCGCCGGGTGGATGGTGCCGTTCGGGAGCTGGTCTCCGCGCCTGTTCGCCGCCTGCGGCAGGTGGAGCGCGTGCGGCTAGCGGAGGCCGGGGCGCTCGTGGCCCGGTCGGCGCAACAGGGCCTGCACCTGATGGCCAGCCACCTGCGCGGGCTCGAGGACGCTATCGGGCTGCTGCGCCCGGAGAAACTGCTGCTGCGGGGCTTCAGCATCACCCGCCTGCACGGTGCCGCAGTGAACGATGCGGCGGCCCTGCGCCCCGGCGACGAGGTGGTGACGACCTTTGCGCACGGGACCACCCGGAGCACCATCACCGCCGTGGAGCACGATGGCTGA
- the xseB gene encoding exodeoxyribonuclease VII small subunit — protein MADERLTYDTAYAELEAIMRDLQEDRIGVDELTAKVRRAVELVAFCNALLRSTEEEVERIVKQLGQG, from the coding sequence ATGGCTGACGAGCGACTCACCTACGACACCGCCTACGCCGAACTGGAGGCCATCATGCGCGACCTGCAGGAGGACCGCATCGGGGTGGACGAGCTCACCGCCAAGGTGAGGCGCGCCGTGGAACTGGTGGCCTTCTGCAACGCCCTGCTGCGGTCCACCGAGGAGGAGGTGGAGCGCATCGTGAAGCAGCTGGGCCAAGGCTGA